The Eurosta solidaginis isolate ZX-2024a chromosome 4, ASM4086904v1, whole genome shotgun sequence genome includes a window with the following:
- the LOC137249040 gene encoding box C/D snoRNA protein 1, giving the protein MKRSHEAEAANSTDGDKEKAAKKDDSCASEEDNDSEDESSSSDDDNEALNSSYVTPRLGKCEVCANANARYCCPKCEVKTCCLRCVQIHKKELDCDGIRDRTKYIPLRKMTKMDFMNDYYFLEECTRYVADRKSDKIKRFTRYNKTLPTHLFRLRGAAAERQTILRFLLPNFTRHKCNTTFYDWKLRRIFWRIEWVFVNAGCLQYVDERCDEDMLLAQLFEKYVNVQCIEVVPQKKSLEYYQSAGVYGSKLLLKAEGIKCSRTRYHALDVRKTLKDNLAGKTLVEFPCIYVSYEKNPAGCDIIDSDEDIESETKNHEAAIEALHKQHSTDKNAMKQENSEASEDAEEEALEAKKLASILAQKRREARARKREEFEKAPSNFLFSDEQLWEMLSSSSSGAETEEDSKS; this is encoded by the exons ATGAAGCGctcacacgaagctgaagctgCAAATTCAACTGATGGCGATAAGGAGAAGGCTGCTAAAAAAGATGACAGTTGCGCCTCGGAGGAAGATAATGATAGCGAAGATGAGAGCAGCAGCAGTGATGACGATAATGAAGCACTGAACAGCAG TTACGTCACGCCACGCCTGGGAAAATGTGAAGTTTGTGCCAATGCGAATGCACGTTACTGCTGCCCAAAATGCGAGGTGAAGACCTGTTGCCTGCGCTGCGTACAAATACATAAGAAAGAGCTCGATTGTGATGGCATACGTGACCGCACAAAATACATTCCTTTGCGTAAAATGACCAAAATGGACTTTATGAATGATTATTACTTTTTAGAGGAATGCACACGTTATGTGGCTGACAGAAAAAGTGATAAAATCAAACGTTTTACACGCTACAATAAAACCTTGCCAACACACTTGTTTCGTTTGCGAGGTGCAGCAGCTGAGAGGCAAACAATCCTACGCTTTCTATTGCCAAATTTTACACGCCACAAATGTAATACGACGTTTTATGATTGGAAGTTACGTAGAATTTTTTGGCGCATTGAATGGGTATTTGTGAATGCGGGTTGTTTGCAGTATGTGGATGAGCGTTGTGATGAAGACATGCTATTGGCACAATTGTTTGAGAAATATGTGAATGTGCAGTGTATAGAGGTGGTGCCGCAGAAGAAATCACTAGAATACTATCAAAGTGCAGGAGTTTATGGCTCGAAG CTGCTTCTTAAAGCAGAGGGTATAAAGTGTTCGCGTACACGTTATCATGCTTTGGATGTGCGCAAAACTTTGAAAGACAATTTAGCAGGCAAAACCTTAGTAGAATTTCCCTGCATCTACGTAAGCTATGAGAAAAATCCTGCAGGTTGTGATATCATTGATAGCG ACGAAGACATTGAGAGTGAAACAAAGAATCATGAAGCTGCTATAGAAGCATTACACAAGCAACATTCGACAGATAAAAATGCAATGAAACAGGAAAATTCTGAAGCAAGTGAAGATGCAGAAGAAGAGGCGCTTGAAGCTAAAAAGCTGGCGAGTATTTTAGCTCAAAAACGTCGTGAAGCCCGTGCGCGCAAGCGTGAAGAGTTTGAGAAAGCGCCTAGTAATTTTCTCTTCTCTGACGAGCAGTTATGGGAAATGTTATCGTCTTCTTCCTCGGGTGCTGAAACTGAGGAGGACAGTAAAAGTTAA
- the Sec22 gene encoding vesicle-trafficking protein SEC22b, producing the protein MALLTLIARVIDGLPLVGTMPDDEQSGRSILEYQNQAKMLFRKLSSQSPARCSIETGPYLFHYLIENDVCYLVMCDKMYSKRLAFNYLEDLAQEFHATYGRRVNSVTRPYAFIAFDVYIQKAKKQLTDRRRNINAINTQLQDVQRIMVQNIDDVLQRGTVLSELDTKTQNLSMMSQKYKKDATYLNRKSMYLKLGAAGIAITVFILYFWVL; encoded by the exons ATGGCACTTTTGACATTGATTGCGCGTGTAATCGATGGACTTCCATTGGTTGGTACCATGCCAGATGACGAACAG TCCGGACGCAGCATACTGGAGTATCAAAATCAAGCAAAAATGCTCTTCAGAAAATTAAGTTCACAATCGCCAGCGCGTTGCAGCATTGAGACGGGACCATATTTATTCCA ttaccTAATAGAAAATGATGTTTGCTATCTGGTAATGTGTGATAAAATGTACTCCAAGCGTTTGGCCTTCAATTACTTGGAGGATTTGGCGCAAGAATTTCATGCGACCTATGGGCGACGTGTCAATTCTGTGACGCGACCATATGCATTTATCGCATTTGATGTTTATATACAAAAAGCCAAAAAGCAGTTGACCGATCGAAGAAGAAATATTAATGCAATTAATACACAGCTACAGGATGTGCAGCGAATTATG GTACAAAATATAGATGATGTACTGCAGCGGGGTACAGTGCTTTcag AATTGGACACTAAAACGCAAAATCTTTCAATGATGTCACAGAAATACAAAAAAGATGCAACTTATTTAAATCGAAAATCAATGTATCTAAAACTTGGCGCCGCTGGTATTGCTATAACCGtatttattttatacttttgGGTTTTGTAA